The Labilibaculum sp. sequence ATTGGCAATAGCTTCTTTTGTTTTGCGACTTTTTATTTGTCCTTCCAAAATATAGGCTTCCTCTTCAGGATACTGACTTGAATTAACGAAATAATTGGGGTTACTATGTAAGTATAAGGATTTAAGTCCATCTTTTGAAATCCAATCTTGTTCCGGTATTTTACTGAGTTGTTCAAAATAGCTACTCATTGAAGCACCAAAATTACTGTAGATATTGAAGAATTCAATAATATTAGCCGATGTATGAAAAGGTTCTTTTAATTTGATACTTGCTGAGAGATATAATAATTCAGCTTTTTTTGTAAAATCCTTACTTGTAAGATTCAATTGAACTTTCTCTCGGGGGGAAACAGTAATACGTGGATTTTCAAAAAATACTCCTTTGTTATTGCTTGCTAAATGAAAGACAGCTTCTGTTAAAATTTCTCCATCTGGATTTTTAACACAGATTCCATAACTTGGAGAGTTTAATTCCTTTTTATGAATTCGAAACTCCCAATTGTTATTAGTTAACTTAAATGATTGATCTACAACATTTCCTTTGCTCGAAAAGATTTGAAATTTGAGTCCTTTATCAGGAACCGATGATGCATTGTTTGATGAAACTGTAAAACGGATGTATCGATCCAGATCTTCAACTGAAGAAGTAATCGTATATGGTTTCTCCTCATTCGTATTGCTTTTAGTTCGCAATATAGTTCGGTCATTATCTTTCAAATCATAGAATTGAGTTGATCCGTTTGTGATTTTTTGGTTGTTGATACTATTTTCTGCAAGCTTGTAATTATTAAAAACAAAAATTGGGGTTACGCTTGTTAATTCTTTTGAAGTAGAGTTCATCCAATGCGTATAGGCATTAATGGCGTAGTTTCCTGTTGATAATTGATCTGTTATTAGAAAACCACCGGCTCCCATTCCTTGATTCAGGATTATCTTTTCCTGAGCAACAGCATAGCCATTTTCGTCAATTAATTCCAGGTAGGCGACTTTACTTAAATCGGACAGCTTCTGTGTGACAGAATTGATGCAATACAATTTTAATAGGACTGATTCTCCGGCAAGAAATATATTCTTTTGAATGTGAACATGAATTCGTTCACTTTCATGGCTAATATTTTCTCCCTTGCCTGCAAAGTTAATAGCTAGTGAAACAGTCAAAATAAGCAATATGTATATATAGTTTTTATTTTTCATAGCTTTAAAATTCAATGTTATATGAAACTGTAGGGATCACGTTTCCAAATACAGATAGTTTATATCCAGCTACAGAAGAATCTTCAGATCTAAAATAAACGGAGTAAGCATTATTGCGTGCTGTAAGATTATACAAACCAAAAGTCCAGGATGTGTGATAGGGTTTGTTTTTGCGTAAATTTCCCTCAACCAGCAGAGAAATATCGGTTCTAAAATAGTTTGGAATGCGATATTCATTTCGTTCGGAATAGTAAATAATTGGAATTCCTTGTAGGCTGTATTTAGCAATAGGATAGGTAGCAGGCCGACCAGTGTGATAAACTAAATTAGTTGAGAATATAAACCGTCTGGAAAGTTTAAAGCTGAAAAAGGCTTTGATATTATGTGGTTTGTCGTACGGTGCTCTATACCAATCACCATCATTAACTGCAAACTCGCCCGTATTATCTTTTGATTTGAGGTAACTTCTCGAATAAGTATAGCTCACCATTGTGTTAAACCTGCCTTTGTTTTTTCGGATGAAAAGTTCTACTCCGTAATTCTTCCCTTCTGCGTTAAGCACCTCATTTTCCGTATGCTCATTTAAATACAGTTGTGCACCATCCTTGTAATCTTTAGCATTTTGAACCTTTTTAAAATAGGTTTCTGCTGATAATTCAAAGTTAGAATTGAAAATGTTCTTGTAAAAACCTAAAGAAATCTGATCCCCAATTTGAGGTTTTAAATACTTGTCAGAAAGTTTCCATGTATCTGTTGGAGAAATAGATGTTGTGTTTGATAAAAGATGTATGTACTGACGGGTTCTATTGTAACTTGCTTTTATAGATGTGCTTGGGTTTAATGCATAATTAACCGAAATACGATATTCAGGACCATGATATATGTTATTCAAACCAGTAGATGTAATGGTGTCCAAAATATTATAACGACTCGTAATTCCATCTAAATAAGTTAATTCTTCCCTTTTTCCGACATTGCCATATAATGAGTATCTAATACCTGCTTCTGCAGTAATATTTCTCATAAATTCCCTTTTAAAACCTAAGAATAAGGCAGACTCAAGACCATTTTCTTCTGGCAAATTGTTATTACTTACTACAGAAGCTTCAGAATAAGGTTTCATGTCTCCCGGACTGATGTTGTAATATTTAAGCTCAGTACCCAGATCGATTGTTGTGTATAAATCTTTTTCAAGATTTAGATATGATTTAAATCCGCCTTCATTCACCTTGTGAGTTAATTTAAAAGCATTACTTGCTATCTCTGCTGAACTCATATCATAAGAAAAGCTTGTGAAGTATACACTGTTATTCATCTTTAGCTTTTCTGAAAATCGATATCTCCAATTTAGTGAGCTAACAAAGTTATTGAAGTTATAAATTGTGTCAGAATGCAATTGGAATTCATCTTTGCTCTTGTAATAACTTAACTCAAATTGATTGTTTGAATTGGGTTTGTAGAGAATTTTTCCATGAAGGTCGTGAAAGTTCGATTTAGAGTCTACTAATTCTTTTGAGTCTATCTTATCAACTATCCAGTCGGAATAGGTGAATCGGAAAGAATTCATTATTGACAGCTTGTTTTTGAGTATTGGTAAATTCAAAAATGCTTTTGTAGTAACCGGACTAATTCCAACTTTACCATTTATTTTATCGGCTATTTTATTGTTTGAATGAATATCATAAGTTGATGAAATTCGACCTCCAAATTGAACAGGAATGCTTGATTTATATAAACTGGCCTCCTGTATCATGTCGTTATTAAATGCAGAAAAGAATCCAAAAAAGTGAGCAGGATAGTAAATAGGTGCATTATCTATTAGTATTAGGTTTTGATCGGCAGAACCTCCTCTAACGTTGAAACCAATTGATCCTTCCCCAGCGCTTTCCACACCTGGTAACATTGTCGTGCTTTTTATTATATCAGGTTCACCAAGGGCTGAAGGTAAAGATTCAATATCCTTTGCCAGAATAAGTTCTAAACCCATTGATATTCGCTTTACTTTGTCATCTTTTGCTAAAACACGTATTTCCTTAAGATTTTGGGATTCACTCATTAACTGAACATTAATTCGACCATCACCACGAAGATTAATTTTTCTGGAACTTGGTTTAAGTCCCATGTATCGAAAATTTAAAGTGTAAAATCCAGGAGGAAGATCAAGTTCAAAATAGCCATCTTTATCAGATGTTACTCCTTTAGTAAGATTAGGAAGAAATATTGAAACGCCCTTAAGTGGTTGAGAGCTTTCAAAATGGCTTACCTTACCAAATAGTTTTACTTTTTTCTTACCTAGGGCAGTTCCAATTTCATGAATTCTGTACTCCTGCTCCTGCAGGTTCGAAATGTCTTTATCTTCCTCAACTGATTCGACCTCTTTTGTGGTGTGATTCACTTTTTCCCGAAGACTAAATTCGTTTCCAATGTTTTCATATTTCGAGAGAACAATTGAATTATTTCTAACTAGAAATTGAAATTGAGTGCCAGCTAGGATATCATCTAGTATAGCTGTAATATTTTCATTTGAATAAGACTTTTTTAGGCGAATGTTTTCAACCCAATTTTTATCAAAAAATACTTTTATTTGATATTTCTCATTCAGATCATTTGCGAACTCAACAAATGTCATTCCTTCGTGACCAATACTTATTTCTTGTTCGCCAATAGCCAAACAAGGTAAAAGTATGAACAAACTATATAGTAGTAGGAGTGCTTTTTTCATTTTCCGTAATTTTATTGGTCAAATTTTATTAAAAGAGGGATTGCATCTAATGGATTGTGTCTGTTTATCTTTAACTTACTGAAGCGAACGAATTGCTTGATTTCTTTCTTTTGGGATGGAAAGAATTTGATGAGATCAGCTTTGCTTTTTATCGTGCTTAACTCTTTTTTATAAATGGCATACATATTAGTATCATCTATATAGTTGAATTTTTCAGAACCTGTTTTTGAACTAAGAACTCGTAATTGAGTACGTTTAATAACGTAGGTTATTTTTGAAGCAGTAAAAACTTGGTAGTAGTTGGCCGGACTTAATTTTTTATGAATCAAATCACCTCTTTTAAAATGATAAATCATCTGGTTATCTAAAACTGTAAATTCTTCTAAAAAGAATGGATTTACAACAATATTGCAAGTTGTATTGTTCTCGGTTTGAATGGGGGTTATTATTTCTTCTTTTGAGAGGTCGTAGAAGAACTTCAGATTATTGAAATTCTGTCCATTAAATTTAAAACTTCCGTTTAACTCCAGTTTTTTTAAGAAAAATTGCTTCCCTTGGGCAA is a genomic window containing:
- a CDS encoding TonB-dependent receptor, with amino-acid sequence MKKALLLLYSLFILLPCLAIGEQEISIGHEGMTFVEFANDLNEKYQIKVFFDKNWVENIRLKKSYSNENITAILDDILAGTQFQFLVRNNSIVLSKYENIGNEFSLREKVNHTTKEVESVEEDKDISNLQEQEYRIHEIGTALGKKKVKLFGKVSHFESSQPLKGVSIFLPNLTKGVTSDKDGYFELDLPPGFYTLNFRYMGLKPSSRKINLRGDGRINVQLMSESQNLKEIRVLAKDDKVKRISMGLELILAKDIESLPSALGEPDIIKSTTMLPGVESAGEGSIGFNVRGGSADQNLILIDNAPIYYPAHFFGFFSAFNNDMIQEASLYKSSIPVQFGGRISSTYDIHSNNKIADKINGKVGISPVTTKAFLNLPILKNKLSIMNSFRFTYSDWIVDKIDSKELVDSKSNFHDLHGKILYKPNSNNQFELSYYKSKDEFQLHSDTIYNFNNFVSSLNWRYRFSEKLKMNNSVYFTSFSYDMSSAEIASNAFKLTHKVNEGGFKSYLNLEKDLYTTIDLGTELKYYNISPGDMKPYSEASVVSNNNLPEENGLESALFLGFKREFMRNITAEAGIRYSLYGNVGKREELTYLDGITSRYNILDTITSTGLNNIYHGPEYRISVNYALNPSTSIKASYNRTRQYIHLLSNTTSISPTDTWKLSDKYLKPQIGDQISLGFYKNIFNSNFELSAETYFKKVQNAKDYKDGAQLYLNEHTENEVLNAEGKNYGVELFIRKNKGRFNTMVSYTYSRSYLKSKDNTGEFAVNDGDWYRAPYDKPHNIKAFFSFKLSRRFIFSTNLVYHTGRPATYPIAKYSLQGIPIIYYSERNEYRIPNYFRTDISLLVEGNLRKNKPYHTSWTFGLYNLTARNNAYSVYFRSEDSSVAGYKLSVFGNVIPTVSYNIEF